The following are encoded together in the Carettochelys insculpta isolate YL-2023 chromosome 24, ASM3395843v1, whole genome shotgun sequence genome:
- the LOC142001287 gene encoding gap junction beta-5 protein-like yields the protein MNWGVLEGLLSGVNEYSTAFSRIWLSLVFIFRVLVYVVAAEQVWSDDHKDFDCNTLQPGCSNVCFDHFFPVSHIRLWALQLILVTCPSLLVVMHVAYRKAREQKHREVVGENCGQLYPNPGKKRGGLWWTYLLSLIMKAAVDVVFLYIFYQLYKNYTLPRVVMCEIPPCPNTVDCFISRPTEKNIFTFFMVVTACVCILLSLVEAFYLVGKRCREFLLARRERSHQETPRFRSIIHNRNCSLAHGKQDSLQSGGQVFHSVDYKPAKTPITASSQKGEEVIS from the coding sequence ATGAACTGGGGTGTGCTTGAGGGGCTCCTGAGCGGGGTGAACGAGTACTCCACGGCCTTCAGCCGCATCTGGCTCTCTCTGGTCTTCATCTTCCGGGTGCTGGTCTACGTGGTGGCGGCAGAACAGGTGTGGAGCGACGACCACAAGGACTTTGACTGCAACAcgctccagcctggctgctccaACGTCTGCTTCGACCACTTCTTCCCTGTCTCCCACAtccgcctctgggccctgcagctcaTCCTggtcacctgcccctccctgctggtgGTCATGCATGTGGCCTATCGGAAGGCCAGGGAGCAGAAGCACCGGGAGGTAGTGGGGGAGAACTGCGGCCAACTCTACCCCAACCCCGGCAAGAAGCGGGGCGGGCTGTGGTGGACCTACCTGCTCAGCCTCATCATGAAGGCTGCCGTGGACGTGGTTTTCCTGTACATCTTCTACCAGCTCTACAAGAACTACACCCTGCCCCGTGTGGTGATGTGCGAGAtacccccatgccccaacacTGTGGACTGCTTCATCTCCCGGCCCACGGAAAAGAATATCTTCACCTTCTTTATGGTGGTCACGGCCTGCGTCTGCATCCTGCTCAGCCTGGTGGAGGCCTTCTACCTGGTGGGGAAACGCTGCAGGGAGTTCTTGTTGGCCAGAAGAGAGAGGAGCCATCAGGAGACCCCACGGTTTAGGAGCATCATTCATAACAGGAATTGTTCCCTTGCCCATGGCAAGCAGGACAGCCTCCAGTCGGGAGGGCAGGTCTTCCACAGCGTGGATTACAAGCCAGCCAAGACTCCAatcacagccagctcccagaaGGGAGAAGAAGTTATCTCCTAA